In Pedobacter sp. WC2423, the following are encoded in one genomic region:
- a CDS encoding HAD family hydrolase → MEETNFSRLSKLTEGDYEAFLYDCDGTLADNMPAHTETYLAIAKQYHVDMDPAIIDELAGWPILNVVEELNRRYQADMDPAEFTARKAKLYFEEYLDKALPITYVVDHLKANAAQVRIAVVSGGDRRAVQRTLEVVGVSDYVEAMVCAGETPRGKPFADPFLKAAELLGVDPKKCLVFEDGKPGTDAAEAAGMHWVRIDQFKFG, encoded by the coding sequence ATGGAAGAGACTAATTTTTCGAGACTCAGTAAGCTAACAGAAGGAGATTACGAGGCATTTTTATACGATTGTGATGGCACATTAGCCGACAATATGCCCGCACATACAGAGACTTACCTGGCCATAGCTAAACAATACCATGTAGATATGGATCCTGCAATCATAGATGAGCTGGCAGGCTGGCCTATTCTCAATGTCGTAGAAGAATTGAACAGGCGTTACCAGGCTGATATGGATCCGGCAGAATTCACTGCCAGAAAAGCAAAACTTTATTTCGAAGAATATCTGGATAAAGCATTGCCGATCACCTATGTCGTAGACCATTTAAAGGCGAACGCAGCTCAAGTGCGTATTGCTGTAGTTTCTGGCGGAGATCGCAGAGCCGTTCAGCGTACGCTGGAAGTAGTTGGCGTGAGTGATTACGTAGAAGCTATGGTTTGCGCCGGAGAAACACCAAGAGGTAAACCTTTTGCAGATCCATTTCTTAAAGCAGCAGAATTATTGGGTGTTGATCCGAAAAAATGCCTGGTATTTGAAGATGGCAAGCCCGGCACAGATGCAGCTGAGGCCGCTGGGATGCACTGGGTAAGAATTGATCAGTTTAAGTTCGGGTAA